In Bernardetia litoralis DSM 6794, the genomic window AAACTTCTCTGCTTTTTTAAACTAAAGCAAAGAAGTTTTGTAGTATAAATTATGATTCATTTTCAGATTCTTAATTTCCTATTTTTCCAGTATAACCTTCTCACTTTTCACAAACTGAATTCCTAATTCTTTGGCTCTTTTGTAAATGGGTTCTCCCAAATGTTCCATATTTGGAATGTCAGACATACAATCTTCCAAAATGATTACTTTTTTTGCAAGTTCGGGTGCATAATCCATAATTTGTTTCAAGCTAGTTGCTACACAATGCGATTTTGCTTGTCCTGCTAAATACAAATTTTCATACTTATTCAAAGAACCCAAAAGTGATTGATTGAGTTGTGTTTCTGGATGCTCTTTGACAGGAATTTGTGCCTCAAAAATACCAAAATGTTCGGTAAGTGGATACGTTCCTTTTGTTACAGCTTGATATTGTTTGTATTGATTATTTCCCTTATTGATTTTTATCCAATTTTCTAATGCTTTTGAAAGTGTTTCATCAAGTGCAGCCCCTTTTGAACCAATCAAACAATGGTGTGTCCAAATAAAATGAGGAAATTCGCCTTGTGCTTCCAAAGCTTTCAAATATTCTTTTGTTTCTTTTGGATAAAAATTAGGAATCCATTTTCCATCTTCTACTTCTTTTAATGTAATTTGAGTAAAAGGATTTGGTTCATTTCCGTTTGAATCTCTCCAAAAAGAAGGGTGTGAAATGTCATTAACAGGATGATTGTCAAGTGTTACACAAATATGGTCAAGTGATTTTGCATTTTTTGTAATAAAATTTGAAAGTCGTTTGATGTCATTTTCTGCATTTTGTACATACAAAGCACCAGCAGGATTACAAAAATCATATTGAGCATCAATTATCAAAAGGGCATTTTTATTTTTCATTATTTTTACTTGAATTATGTGATTTGTAAAGAGAACAAACCACAGTTAGTATTTTTAAAGTAAATTATAATTAAGATAACGTAAAAAAAACACTAAGGTTTTTTGAAGTTTTTCACAAAAATATTTTTAATTGCACAATTTTTGATGTTTTTATTTAAAAACTATTTATTTCTAAATGAAATTATTTTTATTATTTAAAATAAATTTACGATGTGATTTTTAGAATTAAATAGATATAATATATTCTGCCTTATTATTTACATAAACAACAACAATAATGAAACATGAACTAAAAGATGAGAATCAAGATATTTTTTGTCAAGTTGAATTTCTAGCTGATAAACAGATTATTTATTCAAAATGGATATGTGATGGAATAACAGTAAATCAAATACAAAAAGGAGCTATGATAATGCTTCAACAACTAAAAGATAATAAAGTATCTTATGTTTTGAATGATAACAGAGAGTTGATAGGAGCATGGGATGAGGCAAATGACTGGATAGCTAAAGAATGGATTCCTAAAGCAGTAGAAATAGGATTGAAAAAATTTGCTCATATCATTTCAGATGATTTATTTTCTCATTTATCAGCTGAATTTATGGAAGATAATATGAACACACTCCAAAATGAGTTTCAGATGCGTTTATTTAACAGCTATGAAGATGCCATAAACTGGCTTCAAGAATAAAATTAGGACTTTTGCAAACTGAATTATAGACAAAATTTTATTTGTTGGTACTAACTTATCTACTCTAAAAACAGGGTTGAGTCCCTGTGAAATTAATAAAAGTCAAATTTTATTTTTTATAAAATTTACTTTTTGAAAGCCTTAAAAATAAAAAAATAGAGGCTTTTGAAATAGAAAGCTTAAACTTTAATATAAAAACACTATTTATTTACTTTAAAACTCTCATTATAATGAAAGAAGAACTCAAAGATGAATCTCAAA contains:
- a CDS encoding isochorismatase family protein; the encoded protein is MKNKNALLIIDAQYDFCNPAGALYVQNAENDIKRLSNFITKNAKSLDHICVTLDNHPVNDISHPSFWRDSNGNEPNPFTQITLKEVEDGKWIPNFYPKETKEYLKALEAQGEFPHFIWTHHCLIGSKGAALDETLSKALENWIKINKGNNQYKQYQAVTKGTYPLTEHFGIFEAQIPVKEHPETQLNQSLLGSLNKYENLYLAGQAKSHCVATSLKQIMDYAPELAKKVIILEDCMSDIPNMEHLGEPIYKRAKELGIQFVKSEKVILEK